A window of Ruminiclostridium herbifermentans genomic DNA:
TCCGTATCCTCACCACATTCTACAGGAACTATCACAGAAAAGCCTTTATCAGATTTGGATTTAGAAGTATATGATCCTAATGGAAATCTAGTTGGTAGATCGATCTCCGGAGTAAATAATGTTGAACTCGTTCAATTTGTACCCCAAATGACAGGCACTTACAAGATAAAAGTTATAGGTTATAGTTTAAAAAATGACTATGAATTCATAGGGCTTGCGTGGTTTTAATAAATGATTTGAATTCACTTGAAACTACTTTATATAACGGGCGATAAATCTATCGCCCGTTATAAGTTTGAAGGGAACAAATCAGCATTTATTTACGTCTAATATATATAAAAACTATGGAGGCTAAGATGTATGAAGAAATTAATAATAATCTTTATTTTTGCTTTTACATTGACAGGATGCTCGTACATGGCGAATACTTCTTCGAGACTAAAAGATCAAAACGATATAAATTTACCAAATGAGCAAAATAACTCGTTACAAGTTTCATTTCAAGATAATAATAAAAATACTTCTACAGAGCAAGGTGATAAAAATATGAATCTTAATGAAATTCTTCAAAGAACATATGCTACTGAAATGTGTTTTAAGGGTGAAAGCCAAAACTGGACAGCAAATTTTATAGTAGAAAAAAAGGTCATGTCTATTGAAAATAAAGACACCAATATTAAAATTAGTGTGTTTCCTAAAAAAAATAAAGATAATGACACTACTCCCATTGGAAAAGTACAATACCTGATTGAAACAAGCAATGGAAAAATAAGCGGTGAAAAAGATTTATTGGAAAATATGTCTATTAATATTGATAAGAATACCGATTGTCCCTTAAAAAATGAAAAAATTAAAATTAACATTATATGGCAGGGTAAAAAGGAAATTATTGAATTATCAAATATAATACCTGATAATGTGATTTCTCCAGAGCAAGCATTTAGAAATGCGCTTAACCTTTTTTATAAAACTTTCAAACACTCTCCACCTATTAACTATAGTTTTTTTATAGCGTATGATATGCAAGGAAGAAATTATTGGCAAGTATCATTTGACGATAATGATGGAATAGGTGGGAAAAGTTATATTTATGTCGACGCAATAACCGGAAAAGTTGGCGATAATATAGTAAATGACGAATAAAAGAGATTATGCAAAATAATGTGTAATTGGCGAGATTGCTAATCGATCTCTATAGAAGAATGTATTTCTTATAATTGAAATCCCGCCGGACTGACACCAAAACGAGATTCAGTCAGGCGGGATTCTTTGTTATCTTCCGTACATCATGATTTCCCTCGCAATGGCGGCAGCATAAGCTTTGTCGCCGTTAAAATGCTCTGTAAGCTGATTTTTTATAGTATTCTGCTGGAGGTGATAGTTTTCGGCATATTGGTCTAAAAAGCTCTGCAACTTATCTGTGATAAGGAGTTCCGCATATGTGGAGGGTTCGTTGTCTTTAAGCCATGTCAGCTTTGAGCGGCCAATAATGTCCGTTTGTAAACTGTCCTCAATTGCTGGACATAGAATGCACATTTTCATACCATCTGTGGTAAGTACGGCAAGAGTGTCGTTTTCACTATTATATGTGCAAGCTTTAATCTTCATTACGTACAAGCTCCCCCTTTCCGGTCATCACTTCAATCATAATCCATGAGGCAAGCTTAAAACCATACATAAAGGATGCTTCGGCATGCATGGAGTCCACTTGGGAGCGTAAGTCCAATAATTTTTCAAGCTCATGAAAGTCGTGTTCAGATAGCTTATTTTTCCACATGTCCATTGTGCCGGATATTTTTTTGTTTAATGGGCGATATTCCGGGTCTCTTGAAATGATTAATTCATCTGGATAAATCGTACCGCCATAGAGTTCTTCTAAAATGCTTTTCACATGCTTCATCCTTTCCTTTTTCAAATTGCAACTCCTTGAAAGGAAGGCCCACACATGATACAATATTTATGCAGTCTGCCTTTTTAGGTGGTTGCGGATGGGAAGTGGCGTAAACTTGCAAGGAGAAGCGCCGCTTCCTATCATTTTTTGAGGTCGTCATGTATCTTATGGATACCTTTTCGGATGACTTCTGAACGTGAAGTATTTAACTCTTTTGCGCTGTCATCCAGTTTATCAAGTGTAGTCTTATCTACACGAACACGAAGCATTGTATCCATAGGCTTGTCTGTTTTCGGCCCCGGTTTCCTTTTAGCTACCAATACATCACCTCCAATTTGTAGCCACAAGATAATTATAGATTTGTAGCTACAAATTGTCAAGTTCGTCTTAATACAATTTGGAAATATTAAAAACAAAAAAGCCACTATCCATGTCTTTTGAAATGTGGCCTTTCTATACCGATTTGTTGCTGTTCACCATGTTTTTGTTATTACCTCGTAAAAAACATAACACTGGCTCATTATGACAATAAGTATAAAGATTTAATGACAACGGGTCATTCCTATCGCCTAAATACGTATCCTCCTGCAAAAATCTTGCTATTTTAG
This region includes:
- a CDS encoding membrane lipoprotein lipid attachment site-containing protein — its product is MKKLIIIFIFAFTLTGCSYMANTSSRLKDQNDINLPNEQNNSLQVSFQDNNKNTSTEQGDKNMNLNEILQRTYATEMCFKGESQNWTANFIVEKKVMSIENKDTNIKISVFPKKNKDNDTTPIGKVQYLIETSNGKISGEKDLLENMSINIDKNTDCPLKNEKIKINIIWQGKKEIIELSNIIPDNVISPEQAFRNALNLFYKTFKHSPPINYSFFIAYDMQGRNYWQVSFDDNDGIGGKSYIYVDAITGKVGDNIVNDE
- a CDS encoding DUF6061 family protein — protein: MKIKACTYNSENDTLAVLTTDGMKMCILCPAIEDSLQTDIIGRSKLTWLKDNEPSTYAELLITDKLQSFLDQYAENYHLQQNTIKNQLTEHFNGDKAYAAAIAREIMMYGR
- a CDS encoding DUF6809 family protein, whose product is MKKERMKHVKSILEELYGGTIYPDELIISRDPEYRPLNKKISGTMDMWKNKLSEHDFHELEKLLDLRSQVDSMHAEASFMYGFKLASWIMIEVMTGKGELVRNED
- a CDS encoding ribbon-helix-helix protein, CopG family, whose product is MVAKRKPGPKTDKPMDTMLRVRVDKTTLDKLDDSAKELNTSRSEVIRKGIHKIHDDLKK